One region of Flavobacterium sp. KACC 22763 genomic DNA includes:
- a CDS encoding DEAD/DEAH box helicase gives MSTFEKFNLPKSLQKAVDELGFVTPTPIQEKSFSVIMSGRDMMGIAQTGTGKTFAYLLPLLKLYKFTHTNTPKIVILVPTRELVVQVVEEVEKLTTYMSVKTLGIYGGVNINTQKKAVYEGVDILVGTPGRTMDLALDAVVRFDETQKLVIDEFDEMLNLGFRPQLTSLFAMMKTKRQNILFSATMTDEVDDLLNDYFDFPEEVTLAPSGTPLEKITQITYNVPNFNTKVNLLKHLLETDESMSRILVFVNNKKISDMLFNRIDELFDGQFGVIHSNKSQNYRLSTMAEFQEGNLRGLITTDVMARGLDISNITHVINFELPEEPELYMHRIGRTGRADATGTAISFVTPREEEFKIATELLMDQELEVADFPEEVEISEKLIEAEKDRLPRKFLMKKPKLEGDGAFHEKSKKNQKVNLGGPSKTKKKTHGSVNRNMLKTRNEKKKKK, from the coding sequence ATGAGCACTTTCGAAAAATTTAATCTTCCAAAATCATTACAAAAAGCAGTTGACGAATTAGGATTTGTTACGCCTACTCCTATTCAAGAAAAATCTTTTTCTGTAATCATGTCTGGACGTGATATGATGGGAATTGCACAGACCGGAACCGGTAAAACATTTGCTTATTTACTGCCTCTTTTAAAGCTTTATAAATTCACGCACACCAATACGCCAAAAATCGTAATTCTAGTTCCAACCCGCGAATTAGTTGTTCAAGTAGTTGAAGAAGTGGAAAAACTGACTACATACATGTCGGTTAAAACTTTAGGAATTTATGGTGGTGTAAACATTAATACGCAGAAAAAAGCCGTTTACGAAGGTGTTGATATTTTAGTTGGGACGCCTGGACGTACAATGGACTTGGCGCTAGATGCTGTTGTTCGTTTTGACGAAACACAAAAACTGGTTATCGACGAGTTTGACGAAATGTTGAATTTAGGTTTCAGACCACAGCTGACTTCGCTTTTTGCGATGATGAAAACCAAACGTCAAAATATTCTGTTCTCGGCAACGATGACAGATGAAGTTGATGATCTTTTAAACGATTATTTTGATTTTCCTGAAGAAGTAACATTAGCACCATCAGGAACTCCTCTTGAAAAAATTACGCAGATCACTTATAATGTTCCGAATTTCAACACCAAAGTAAATCTGTTGAAACATTTATTGGAAACCGACGAAAGCATGAGTCGTATTTTGGTTTTCGTAAACAACAAAAAGATTTCAGATATGCTTTTCAATCGTATTGATGAGCTTTTTGATGGACAATTTGGTGTTATTCACTCCAACAAATCTCAAAATTACCGTTTGAGTACAATGGCTGAATTCCAAGAAGGAAATCTTCGCGGTTTAATTACTACGGACGTTATGGCAAGAGGTTTGGACATTTCGAATATTACACACGTAATTAACTTCGAACTTCCAGAAGAGCCTGAATTGTACATGCACAGAATTGGACGTACAGGTCGTGCAGATGCAACAGGAACTGCAATCAGTTTTGTTACTCCTAGAGAAGAAGAATTCAAAATTGCAACAGAACTTTTAATGGATCAAGAGCTTGAAGTAGCTGATTTCCCTGAAGAAGTTGAAATCTCAGAAAAACTTATTGAAGCTGAAAAAGATAGATTGCCAAGAAAGTTTTTAATGAAAAAACCGAAATTGGAAGGTGACGGCGCTTTTCACGAAAAATCTAAAAAGAACCAAAAAGTCAATCTTGGAGGCCCTTCAAAAACCAAAAAGAAAACACATGGTTCTGTCAACAGAAATATGTTGAAGACAAGAAACGAGAAGAAAAAGAAAAAATAA
- a CDS encoding TIGR02757 family protein, with the protein MNQKELKEFLDEKVIQYNNQDFIESDPVQIPHLFTQKEDIEIAGFLSASIAWGNRKMIIKNSHKMMELMGNTPYDFVMSHSDEDLAKLETFVHRTFNGHDFAGFIKGLKNIYQNHNGLEAVFAKNQEKDSLQKSISEFKKIFFETDHLARTQKHISDPLNNSAAKRINMYLRWMVRQDAKGVDLGIWKSISPSVLSCPLDVHSGNVARKLGILSRKQNDAKALLELDTKLREMDAKDPVKYDFALFGLGVFEGF; encoded by the coding sequence ATGAACCAAAAAGAACTCAAAGAATTTCTAGACGAAAAAGTCATTCAATATAACAATCAGGACTTTATAGAAAGTGATCCTGTACAGATTCCGCATCTCTTTACCCAAAAAGAAGATATCGAAATCGCAGGTTTTCTGAGCGCTTCTATTGCTTGGGGAAACCGCAAAATGATTATCAAGAATTCTCATAAAATGATGGAATTAATGGGCAACACACCTTACGATTTCGTTATGTCACATTCTGATGAAGATTTGGCTAAACTGGAAACTTTTGTACACAGAACTTTTAACGGACATGATTTTGCAGGCTTTATAAAAGGCTTAAAAAACATCTACCAAAACCACAACGGACTGGAAGCTGTTTTTGCTAAAAATCAAGAAAAAGACAGCTTGCAGAAAAGCATCAGTGAATTCAAAAAAATATTCTTCGAAACAGATCATTTAGCTCGAACTCAAAAACACATTTCAGATCCGCTAAACAATTCAGCAGCCAAGAGAATCAACATGTACCTGCGCTGGATGGTGCGTCAAGATGCAAAAGGAGTCGATTTAGGAATCTGGAAAAGCATTTCACCTTCTGTTTTATCTTGCCCGTTAGACGTCCATTCTGGAAATGTTGCCCGCAAACTTGGAATTCTTTCGCGAAAGCAAAATGATGCAAAAGCTTTATTAGAATTAGACACCAAATTAAGAGAAATGGATGCAAAAGATCCTGTAAAATATGATTTTGCTTTGTTTGGATTAGGGGTTTTTGAAGGGTTTTAA
- a CDS encoding T9SS type A sorting domain-containing protein — protein sequence MLKNYLKLSVVAAVICLITSVNKIFAQNPIVKIDFDQSGRPKAEVNDPDYTAWVIASGNTSTYSENGVTFTITRVGNNGDNLGTNWYKAGIQAPYYARLVSDGLTVKGTTANLGAQIELKISGLATGEHTLLAFFNNVDSPTTNTFSPIDISVNGNLVVDNLIPSVRATKTADAKSTYLKFQATAGTDVVILMAAETSGTENVKNFILNGFELNTPNIFYQATNPNPKQNDEHVELTSSGKLLQWTAAANAVSHNIYFGTDQTAVDNATTSSPEFKGNQALASNSYQVSGLYTGATYYWRIDEVLANGVEKGNVWRFRPAQLAFPEAEGYGRFARGGRGGKVIAVTNLNDSGPGSFREAVTNDIGPRTIVFNTSGVIQLQSRLVLSQPYVTVAGQTAPGKGICIRSAPFGVTGNDAVVQNLRVRIGAGPTYDGMGLTGADNSIIDHCSISWTIDESFSSRSGKNITLQRTLISEALNAANHQNYPAGTEHGYAATIGGDIGSFHHNLLAHCYGRNWSLGGGLDGSGAYTGRMDITNNVVYNWGGRTTDGGTKEVNFVNNYYKPGAGSKIFVAFNQQNEGVGTGMQRCYFNGNVMPGYFDESNQTLGRKASGNTVPYDNFVDTPFFPSYVTTQSAKNAYKIVLSDVGCTQPEFDDHDQRIISETLNGTYSAVGSVTGKPGFPDNEADVGGFESYPAEVRDSNWDTDQDGLPNWWENIIGTNVNSAIGDFSDANADPDLDGYTNLDKYLQWMSLPHYESPNGNKIDINIQKLSRGFTSGVSYAISNVINGNATLNTDVVAFTPASNGLCSFEFTVTDSEGGTMKRKVNVISGQSLTLGTDDIIKENKNNAFNIWPIPSKGTFSVLIESEETEVSDLKIYDVFGKELLKQKIRGNTQENIQLHSKGVFLIKVVNPQTKKTQYVKKIIIQ from the coding sequence ATGCTGAAAAATTACTTAAAACTCTCCGTAGTAGCGGCAGTAATCTGCCTAATTACGTCGGTAAACAAGATTTTTGCCCAAAATCCGATTGTAAAAATTGATTTTGATCAGTCAGGAAGACCTAAAGCAGAAGTAAACGACCCTGATTATACTGCTTGGGTAATCGCTTCTGGCAACACTAGCACTTATTCTGAAAATGGAGTTACGTTTACCATTACTCGCGTTGGAAACAATGGAGATAACTTAGGAACCAATTGGTACAAAGCAGGAATTCAAGCTCCTTATTATGCCCGATTGGTCTCTGACGGACTTACCGTAAAGGGCACAACTGCAAATCTAGGCGCGCAGATCGAACTTAAAATAAGCGGTTTAGCAACTGGCGAACATACATTATTAGCCTTTTTTAATAATGTAGACAGTCCAACAACCAATACCTTTAGTCCAATAGATATTTCTGTCAATGGAAATTTAGTAGTAGATAATTTAATTCCATCAGTTCGAGCAACTAAAACTGCTGATGCTAAATCTACTTATTTAAAATTTCAAGCGACAGCAGGAACTGATGTTGTGATTCTAATGGCAGCTGAAACTTCTGGAACAGAAAATGTCAAAAACTTCATTCTTAATGGTTTTGAGTTAAATACGCCTAATATTTTTTATCAAGCTACAAATCCAAACCCAAAACAAAATGACGAACATGTCGAATTAACCTCTAGCGGAAAATTATTGCAATGGACAGCCGCTGCAAATGCTGTTTCTCATAATATTTATTTTGGAACAGACCAAACAGCTGTTGACAATGCTACAACATCTTCTCCAGAATTTAAAGGAAACCAAGCTTTAGCTAGCAATTCTTATCAAGTAAGCGGATTATATACAGGCGCGACATACTATTGGCGTATTGACGAAGTTTTAGCAAACGGAGTTGAAAAGGGAAATGTTTGGCGCTTTCGTCCCGCACAGCTTGCTTTTCCTGAAGCCGAAGGATATGGCCGTTTTGCGCGCGGAGGGCGCGGAGGAAAAGTAATTGCCGTTACCAATCTAAACGACAGTGGTCCAGGAAGTTTTCGCGAAGCCGTTACAAATGATATCGGCCCAAGAACAATTGTTTTTAATACTTCTGGAGTGATTCAATTGCAATCTCGACTTGTTTTAAGCCAGCCTTATGTAACTGTAGCTGGACAAACTGCACCAGGAAAAGGAATCTGTATTCGTTCTGCTCCTTTTGGCGTGACAGGAAATGATGCAGTTGTACAAAACTTAAGAGTTAGAATTGGCGCTGGACCTACTTATGACGGAATGGGACTTACTGGTGCTGATAATAGCATCATTGATCATTGCTCTATTAGTTGGACAATTGACGAATCTTTCAGTTCAAGATCTGGAAAAAATATAACTCTTCAGAGAACACTTATTTCTGAAGCTCTAAACGCCGCAAACCATCAAAATTACCCAGCAGGAACAGAACACGGCTATGCTGCCACAATTGGCGGTGATATTGGAAGTTTTCATCATAACCTATTAGCGCATTGTTATGGCAGAAACTGGAGTCTTGGTGGCGGATTAGACGGCAGTGGTGCTTATACAGGACGAATGGATATTACCAATAACGTGGTTTACAACTGGGGAGGAAGAACAACCGACGGAGGAACAAAAGAAGTTAACTTCGTAAACAACTATTATAAACCGGGAGCTGGATCAAAAATATTTGTCGCTTTCAATCAGCAAAATGAAGGCGTTGGAACAGGAATGCAGCGATGCTATTTTAACGGAAATGTAATGCCGGGCTATTTCGATGAAAGCAATCAGACACTGGGCAGAAAAGCTTCGGGTAATACGGTTCCTTATGATAACTTTGTAGACACGCCGTTTTTTCCTTCTTATGTAACGACTCAATCTGCAAAAAATGCTTATAAGATTGTTCTTTCTGATGTTGGATGCACACAGCCTGAATTTGACGATCATGATCAGCGAATCATCTCAGAAACATTAAACGGAACATATTCTGCAGTTGGAAGTGTAACAGGAAAACCTGGATTCCCTGATAACGAAGCTGATGTAGGGGGTTTCGAAAGTTATCCAGCAGAAGTTAGAGATTCAAATTGGGACACAGATCAGGACGGACTGCCAAATTGGTGGGAAAACATCATTGGAACAAATGTAAACTCTGCGATTGGAGACTTCTCAGACGCTAATGCAGATCCTGATTTAGATGGTTATACCAATCTGGACAAATATTTACAATGGATGTCTTTGCCTCATTATGAATCTCCAAACGGAAACAAAATAGACATCAATATTCAAAAATTATCTAGAGGTTTTACAAGTGGAGTTTCTTACGCAATTTCAAATGTAATAAACGGAAACGCAACGCTAAATACTGATGTTGTTGCCTTTACTCCCGCTTCAAACGGATTATGCTCTTTTGAATTTACTGTAACCGATTCTGAAGGAGGAACCATGAAAAGAAAGGTAAACGTTATAAGCGGACAAAGTTTAACTTTAGGAACAGACGATATTATTAAAGAAAATAAAAATAATGCGTTTAACATTTGGCCAATTCCAAGTAAAGGAACTTTCTCGGTACTCATTGAGAGCGAAGAAACGGAAGTTTCAGATTTAAAAATTTATGATGTTTTTGGAAAAGAATTGTTAAAGCAAAAAATTAGAGGAAACACACAAGAAAATATTCAATTGCACTCAAAAGGAGTTTTCTTGATCAAAGTCGTAAATCCTCAGACAAAGAAAACACAATACGTAAAGAAAATAATTATACAATAG
- a CDS encoding DUF6787 family protein codes for MNRLKKRWGITSNLQAVIIFIVFAITGSASAWLSKPFCVWLGITKEDFGGWFTLIRLIVIFPIYQVLLVAIGTIFGQFKFFWNFEKKMLKNMGLGFLFKD; via the coding sequence ATGAACAGATTAAAAAAACGCTGGGGAATCACCTCCAATTTACAAGCCGTAATTATATTTATCGTTTTTGCCATCACAGGATCGGCATCTGCTTGGCTGTCTAAACCCTTCTGCGTTTGGCTAGGAATTACTAAAGAAGATTTTGGTGGCTGGTTTACACTTATTCGCCTTATTGTCATCTTCCCGATTTATCAAGTGCTATTGGTTGCTATCGGAACTATTTTTGGGCAATTTAAATTCTTTTGGAACTTTGAAAAGAAAATGCTTAAAAACATGGGACTTGGATTTTTGTTTAAAGATTAG
- a CDS encoding DUF6146 family protein, with the protein MKKCVSILIVLLTIMACSSASQNIASTDTASSSNKKISDTVRIANDSLEYEVIIIDNGFSNWLVSRAYPRNYHSLEYLENKNKLYVTEWNNRVLQPQRYNPNLYEMSIDYRPDIHYGYEVNYLIYNYMIYFQNTYKQKLWGYVPSR; encoded by the coding sequence ATGAAAAAATGCGTTTCCATATTAATTGTTTTACTCACTATTATGGCTTGCTCTTCTGCTTCTCAGAATATTGCAAGCACAGATACTGCATCTTCATCAAATAAAAAAATAAGCGATACCGTTAGAATTGCAAATGATTCACTTGAATACGAAGTTATTATTATTGATAATGGCTTTAGCAATTGGCTTGTTTCTAGAGCTTACCCTCGAAATTATCATTCATTAGAATATCTTGAAAACAAAAACAAACTGTATGTAACAGAATGGAATAATCGTGTTTTGCAGCCACAGCGATATAACCCAAATCTATATGAAATGTCAATTGACTATCGTCCTGACATTCATTACGGCTATGAAGTAAATTACCTAATTTACAATTACATGATTTATTTTCAAAATACTTACAAACAAAAGCTTTGGGGTTATGTTCCGTCAAGATAA
- a CDS encoding DUF937 domain-containing protein has product MFEQLTQLVQQYGGDAVVNNKAVPNEHNDAVISETSSSIFEGLKKIVSEGNTDQIAGLFNGNSPIDSSNPVVQQIQQQLSGNLGEKFGLSSADSNGVASNLIPQILGSLVNKAKDPNDSSFQISDIINSISGNSGQASGIMDTISKYGMQFGLDQNSDGKVDVADVLVVTKSKGGIAGFIGKLFGSK; this is encoded by the coding sequence ATGTTTGAACAATTAACCCAATTAGTACAGCAATACGGAGGCGATGCTGTTGTAAACAATAAAGCTGTCCCAAATGAGCATAATGACGCCGTAATAAGCGAAACAAGCAGTTCTATTTTTGAAGGATTAAAAAAGATTGTTTCTGAAGGAAACACAGATCAGATTGCCGGATTATTTAACGGAAATTCTCCAATAGATAGTTCTAATCCTGTTGTTCAGCAAATTCAACAGCAATTGAGTGGCAATCTTGGCGAAAAATTTGGTTTGAGCAGTGCTGATTCAAATGGAGTAGCTTCCAATTTGATTCCGCAGATTTTAGGTTCTTTAGTCAATAAAGCAAAAGACCCAAACGATAGCAGTTTTCAAATCTCAGATATTATAAATTCCATTTCAGGAAACAGCGGACAAGCTTCTGGAATAATGGATACTATTTCTAAATACGGAATGCAATTCGGACTTGACCAAAACAGTGACGGAAAAGTTGACGTTGCAGATGTACTTGTAGTTACCAAAAGTAAAGGAGGAATTGCAGGTTTTATCGGGAAACTATTTGGGAGTAAATAG
- a CDS encoding D-2-hydroxyacid dehydrogenase: MKVLANDGISKSGILALEKGGFEVITTKVAQEQVANYINDNNIDVILVRSATKVRKDIIDSCPGIKIIGRGGVGMDNIDVDYAKSKGIHVINTPASSSESVAELVFGHLFSGVRFLHDSNRNMPLEGDSNFDGLKKAYANGTELRGKTLGIVGIGRIGQATAKMALGLGMKVIAADSFIPEVDVKVEFFDGQSITTKIVSQSLESLFKEADFITLHVPAQDGYIIGEKELEIMKDGVGIVNCARGGVIDEVALVKALDSGKVAFAGLDVFESEPKPEMAILMHSKISLTPHIGAATGEAQDRIGTELASQIITLLS; the protein is encoded by the coding sequence ATGAAAGTATTAGCAAATGATGGAATTTCTAAAAGCGGAATTCTAGCCTTAGAAAAAGGCGGTTTTGAAGTTATCACTACAAAAGTAGCTCAAGAACAAGTAGCTAACTATATAAATGATAACAATATTGACGTAATTTTAGTTCGTAGTGCAACTAAAGTTCGTAAAGATATTATCGATTCTTGTCCTGGAATCAAAATCATCGGTCGTGGTGGTGTTGGTATGGATAATATCGATGTGGATTATGCAAAAAGCAAAGGAATCCATGTAATTAATACTCCTGCTTCATCTTCAGAGTCTGTTGCAGAATTAGTATTCGGACACTTATTTTCTGGTGTACGTTTTTTACATGATTCTAACAGAAATATGCCTCTTGAAGGAGATTCAAACTTTGACGGTTTGAAAAAAGCTTACGCAAACGGAACTGAATTAAGAGGAAAAACTTTAGGTATTGTTGGTATTGGTCGTATCGGACAAGCTACTGCAAAAATGGCTCTTGGTTTAGGTATGAAAGTTATCGCTGCAGATAGCTTTATTCCTGAAGTAGATGTAAAAGTTGAGTTTTTTGACGGACAGTCAATTACAACTAAAATCGTTTCTCAATCTTTAGAGTCTTTATTTAAAGAAGCAGATTTCATCACATTACACGTTCCTGCTCAAGATGGATATATCATTGGAGAGAAAGAACTTGAAATCATGAAAGACGGAGTTGGAATCGTAAACTGTGCTCGTGGAGGCGTTATTGATGAAGTAGCTTTAGTAAAAGCTTTAGATTCAGGAAAAGTTGCTTTTGCTGGTTTAGATGTTTTCGAAAGCGAGCCAAAACCAGAAATGGCAATCTTAATGCACTCTAAAATCTCTTTGACTCCTCACATTGGGGCTGCTACAGGAGAAGCACAAGATAGAATTGGTACAGAATTAGCTTCACAAATTATTACCTTGTTGAGCTAA
- the serC gene encoding 3-phosphoserine/phosphohydroxythreonine transaminase, with product MKKHNYSAGPSILPQEVFEKASKAILNFNDSGLSILEISHRSKDFVAVMEEARSLALELLGLQGKGYQALFLQGGASTAFLMAPYNLMKENGKAAYLDSGTWATAAIKEAKLFGETVVVASSKEDNYTYVPKGYEIPADADYFHCTSNNTIFGTQMKEFPATNVPVVCDMSSDIFSRELDFSKFDLIYAGAQKNMGPAGTTLVVVKEEILGKNGKTIPSMLDYAKHIKGESMYNTPPVFAVYVSLLTLQWIKEKGGIAAVEKLNNAKAELLYAEIDRNPLFKGAAAVEDRSNMNVTFLLTNPDHTETFDALWKAANISGLPGHRSVGGYRASIYNAMPIESVQVLVDVMKALESKV from the coding sequence ATGAAAAAACACAACTACAGCGCAGGACCAAGTATTTTACCTCAGGAAGTTTTTGAGAAGGCATCTAAAGCAATTTTAAATTTTAATGATTCAGGATTATCTATCCTTGAAATCTCGCACCGAAGCAAAGACTTCGTTGCAGTTATGGAGGAAGCTCGTTCCCTTGCTTTAGAATTATTAGGTCTTCAAGGAAAAGGTTATCAAGCTTTATTTTTACAAGGTGGTGCCAGCACAGCATTCTTAATGGCTCCATACAACTTAATGAAAGAAAACGGAAAAGCGGCTTATTTAGATTCTGGAACGTGGGCAACTGCGGCGATCAAAGAAGCTAAACTTTTCGGTGAAACTGTTGTCGTAGCTTCTTCAAAAGAAGACAATTATACTTATGTTCCTAAAGGTTACGAAATTCCAGCTGATGCTGACTATTTCCACTGCACAAGTAACAATACCATCTTTGGAACTCAAATGAAAGAATTCCCAGCAACAAATGTTCCTGTTGTATGCGATATGAGTTCTGATATTTTTTCACGTGAATTAGATTTCTCTAAATTTGATTTAATCTACGCTGGTGCTCAAAAAAATATGGGCCCTGCAGGAACTACTCTAGTAGTGGTTAAAGAAGAAATCTTAGGCAAAAACGGAAAAACTATTCCGAGTATGCTAGATTATGCTAAACACATTAAAGGCGAAAGTATGTACAATACTCCACCTGTATTTGCTGTTTACGTTTCTCTTTTAACTTTACAATGGATTAAAGAAAAAGGCGGAATCGCTGCTGTTGAAAAATTAAACAACGCTAAAGCTGAATTACTTTACGCTGAAATCGACAGAAATCCATTATTTAAAGGTGCAGCTGCTGTAGAAGATCGTTCAAACATGAACGTAACTTTCTTACTGACAAACCCTGATCATACAGAAACTTTTGATGCTTTATGGAAAGCGGCAAACATTTCTGGATTGCCAGGACACCGTTCTGTTGGCGGTTACAGAGCTTCTATCTACAACGCTATGCCAATTGAAAGCGTTCAGGTTTTGGTTGACGTAATGAAAGCATTGGAAAGCAAAGTTTAA
- a CDS encoding acyl-CoA reductase, with the protein MTLETKKSVFVELGKFLSQFSESASAQKSDVLYNDIFFEDFENLIHLSQSHNGWYTPEQVYFSIQSWAEALTKENIDKWLSSYKIEENDENPKTIALILAGNIPLVGFHDFLSVLITGNKALIKTSSNDQHLLPFLAKYLIAVDETLKDRITFVEGKLENFDAVIATGSNNTARYFEYYFKDKPSIIRKNRNSAAILTGKETNEELEALGEDIFRYFGLGCRNVSKLYIPKGYSFEAFFQAMFKYQDVIHYEKFANNYDYNKAVFLMSNFKLLDNGFLTLKEDSSYASPISSVFYEYYENLQELQKRLQEDADQIQCIVSNNLTANSIAFGETQKPQLWDYADNVDTITFLLTTK; encoded by the coding sequence ATGACATTAGAAACAAAAAAAAGTGTTTTTGTTGAATTAGGAAAATTTTTAAGTCAGTTTTCTGAAAGTGCTTCCGCGCAAAAATCTGACGTTTTATATAACGATATCTTTTTTGAAGATTTCGAAAATCTAATTCATTTATCGCAATCTCATAATGGATGGTATACTCCCGAACAAGTATATTTCTCTATACAATCTTGGGCGGAAGCTTTAACAAAAGAAAATATAGACAAATGGCTTTCTTCATATAAAATTGAGGAAAATGATGAAAATCCAAAAACTATCGCTCTAATCTTAGCTGGAAATATTCCGTTAGTAGGTTTTCACGATTTCTTATCTGTTTTAATAACTGGAAATAAAGCTTTAATCAAGACTTCGTCAAATGATCAGCATTTACTGCCGTTTTTAGCTAAATATTTAATTGCTGTTGATGAAACTCTGAAAGACAGAATCACTTTCGTAGAAGGAAAACTAGAAAACTTTGATGCTGTAATTGCAACTGGAAGCAACAATACTGCTCGTTATTTTGAATATTATTTTAAAGACAAACCTTCAATTATTCGTAAAAACAGAAATTCGGCTGCGATTTTAACTGGAAAAGAAACTAATGAAGAGTTAGAAGCACTTGGTGAAGATATTTTCAGATACTTTGGTTTAGGATGTCGAAATGTTTCAAAATTGTATATTCCGAAAGGCTATTCTTTTGAAGCTTTTTTTCAGGCAATGTTCAAATATCAAGATGTCATTCATTATGAAAAATTCGCTAATAATTATGATTACAATAAGGCTGTTTTCTTAATGAGTAATTTCAAATTATTAGATAACGGATTTTTAACTTTAAAAGAAGATTCGAGTTATGCTTCGCCTATTTCGAGTGTATTTTATGAATACTACGAAAACCTACAAGAACTCCAAAAACGTCTTCAGGAAGACGCAGATCAAATTCAATGCATCGTCAGCAATAATTTAACTGCAAATAGTATCGCATTTGGAGAAACCCAAAAACCTCAATTGTGGGATTACGCAGACAATGTGGATACTATAACGTTTTTGTTAACAACAAAGTAA
- a CDS encoding 4Fe-4S dicluster domain-containing protein encodes MAIIITDECINCGACEPECPNTAIYEGADDWRYKDGTSLSGKIVLPDGTEVDADDAQTPISDEIYYIVPGKCTECKGFHDEPQCAAVCPVDCCVPDDNHVEDEETLLERQAFLHNE; translated from the coding sequence ATGGCAATTATTATAACTGACGAATGCATCAATTGTGGGGCTTGCGAACCAGAGTGCCCAAATACAGCAATATATGAAGGAGCAGATGATTGGAGATATAAAGACGGAACAAGTCTTTCTGGAAAAATAGTTTTACCTGACGGAACTGAAGTTGACGCTGATGATGCGCAGACTCCAATTTCTGACGAAATCTATTATATCGTACCAGGAAAATGTACAGAATGTAAAGGTTTTCACGATGAGCCTCAATGTGCTGCTGTTTGTCCTGTTGACTGTTGTGTACCTGATGATAATCACGTTGAAGACGAAGAAACTTTGTTAGAGAGACAAGCTTTTTTACATAACGAGTAA